From a single Campylobacter concisus genomic region:
- a CDS encoding FKBP-type peptidyl-prolyl cis-trans isomerase, protein MIVSKDQVITMFYELKDANTGEILESNMQEGGQISFITGHGHIIEKLEEEVSKLKSGERATISVKAAEGCGEYNNEAIQSLPKEQFAGIDLHEGMELFGQNEDGSSVRVIVKEIKDDEVTVDFNHPYAGKDLLFNVEVLEVRDATEDEKATGMVAGAHTCGCGGHDHEHEHECCGGHGHGHGHGHEDGGCGCGGHGHHHH, encoded by the coding sequence ATTATTGTGAGTAAAGATCAAGTTATAACTATGTTTTACGAACTAAAAGATGCCAACACTGGTGAAATTCTAGAGTCAAACATGCAAGAAGGTGGACAAATTTCATTTATAACAGGGCATGGTCATATTATAGAAAAGCTTGAGGAAGAAGTAAGCAAGTTAAAATCAGGTGAAAGAGCAACTATAAGCGTAAAGGCAGCAGAAGGTTGTGGTGAATATAATAACGAAGCCATTCAGTCGTTACCAAAAGAGCAGTTTGCTGGTATAGATTTACATGAAGGAATGGAACTTTTTGGTCAAAATGAGGATGGCTCAAGCGTTCGTGTTATTGTTAAAGAGATCAAAGATGACGAAGTAACAGTTGATTTTAATCACCCATATGCTGGTAAAGATTTACTATTTAATGTTGAAGTTTTAGAAGTTAGAGATGCGACAGAAGATGAAAAAGCAACAGGTATGGTAGCTGGGGCTCATACTTGTGGTTGCGGTGGTCACGATCATGAGCATGAACATGAGTGCTGCGGTGGTCATGGACACGGGCATGGACACGGACACGAGGATGGTGGTTGCGGTTGCGGTGGACACGGACATCACCATCACTAA
- the tolB gene encoding Tol-Pal system protein TolB, giving the protein MKKIFLFLCVALGLYAADATISVVNQGIALPKIALQDATTAVSDAGFKDKFFKIMLGDLKVSSDFEVIEDHVPSTYEGDATTNTMSDKGVELIFRYALEGSMGSPLTLRVKLINAKTATTRYEKVYTMPDGAKYPFLAHKSIVELTNELNLPPVGWMEKFIILSKYTSARQSSIIVADYTLTYQKTIVSGGLNIFPKWAGADQSKFYYTSYVNNKPTLFRYDLNSGTKTKIIDSIGMLIASDVSKDGSKILLTMAPKDQPDIFIYNTNSKSLTQITNYPGIDVNGNFVDNDSKIVFVSDRLGYPNVFATPAISGGSVEQMVFHGKNNNSVSTFENYVVYSSREASGSFNIYLISTQTDFIRQLTANGKNNYPRFSSDGQSVVFIKELGGQSSLGVVRLNENRSFQFPLKVGKIQSIDW; this is encoded by the coding sequence ATGAAGAAAATTTTTCTTTTTTTATGTGTTGCTCTAGGGCTTTATGCTGCTGATGCAACCATATCTGTTGTAAATCAAGGTATTGCCTTGCCAAAGATAGCTTTGCAAGATGCAACAACTGCTGTTAGCGATGCGGGTTTTAAAGATAAATTCTTTAAAATCATGCTAGGAGATCTAAAGGTTAGTTCTGATTTTGAAGTAATCGAAGATCATGTGCCTTCTACCTATGAAGGAGATGCGACTACTAATACAATGAGTGATAAAGGCGTCGAGCTTATCTTTAGATATGCTCTTGAAGGCTCTATGGGCTCACCTCTTACTTTGAGAGTAAAACTGATAAACGCTAAGACAGCAACTACAAGATATGAGAAGGTTTACACTATGCCAGATGGCGCAAAGTATCCGTTTTTGGCGCATAAAAGTATAGTTGAGCTTACCAACGAGCTAAATTTACCACCAGTTGGCTGGATGGAAAAATTTATTATTCTTTCAAAATATACTTCAGCTCGCCAAAGCTCTATCATAGTTGCTGATTATACACTTACATATCAAAAGACCATAGTAAGTGGTGGTCTAAACATTTTCCCAAAATGGGCAGGAGCCGATCAAAGTAAATTTTACTATACATCTTATGTGAATAATAAGCCAACTTTATTTAGATATGATCTAAATTCTGGCACAAAAACAAAGATAATTGATAGCATTGGCATGCTTATAGCCTCAGATGTTAGTAAAGATGGAAGTAAAATTTTATTAACCATGGCACCAAAAGATCAGCCAGATATTTTTATCTATAATACAAATAGTAAAAGTTTGACGCAGATTACCAATTATCCAGGTATAGATGTAAATGGAAATTTTGTAGATAATGATAGTAAGATAGTTTTTGTATCAGATAGGCTTGGTTATCCCAACGTTTTTGCAACTCCTGCGATTTCTGGCGGAAGCGTTGAACAAATGGTATTTCATGGTAAAAATAATAACTCTGTAAGTACATTTGAAAATTATGTTGTTTATTCAAGCAGGGAAGCAAGCGGTAGTTTTAATATATATCTAATTTCAACTCAAACGGATTTTATACGCCAGCTTACAGCAAATGGCAAAAATAACTATCCAAGATTCTCAAGCGATGGGCAAAGTGTCGTCTTTATAAAAGAGCTTGGTGGTCAAAGTTCACTAGGCGTTGTTAGGCTAAATGAAAACAGAAGTTTTCAGTTTCCTTTAAAAGTAGGAAAAATTCAATCTATAGATTGGTAA
- a CDS encoding tRNA 2-thiocytidine biosynthesis TtcA family protein, which translates to MIELSKRLLRQVGQTNARYKMIEGGDKILLGLSGGKDSLALAHVLKHIQNVTPEKFEFKAVTLSYGMGEDYAYLTKHCNEHGIEHEVIDSSIFEISKEKIRKNSSFCSFFSRMRRGYLYTYALKHGFNKLAIAHHLDDAAESFFMNFTYNGALRTLAPKYTAKNGITVIRPFIFVRERQLRENAIKNELRVIGDEACPAMRFDVKMPHARYETKQLLATLEKENPKLFTSLKAAFENIHTDTFFALNSSSEE; encoded by the coding sequence ATGATAGAGCTTAGTAAAAGGCTTCTTAGGCAAGTTGGTCAGACAAATGCTAGATACAAAATGATAGAGGGTGGAGATAAGATATTGCTTGGCCTTAGTGGCGGTAAGGATAGCCTCGCACTCGCTCACGTACTAAAGCATATTCAAAACGTTACACCTGAGAAATTTGAGTTTAAAGCAGTAACACTAAGCTACGGCATGGGTGAGGACTACGCTTATCTTACGAAGCATTGCAATGAGCACGGAATAGAGCATGAAGTGATAGATAGCTCAATCTTTGAAATTTCAAAAGAGAAAATCCGTAAGAATTCCAGTTTTTGTAGTTTCTTTTCTCGTATGAGAAGAGGTTATCTTTATACTTACGCCTTAAAACATGGTTTTAATAAACTTGCGATTGCTCATCATTTAGACGATGCAGCGGAGAGCTTTTTTATGAATTTTACCTATAATGGTGCACTAAGGACGCTTGCTCCAAAATATACTGCAAAAAATGGAATCACGGTTATTAGGCCATTTATCTTCGTTCGCGAGAGACAGCTTCGCGAAAATGCTATCAAAAATGAATTAAGAGTCATTGGCGATGAAGCATGCCCTGCAATGAGATTTGACGTAAAGATGCCGCATGCTAGATATGAAACTAAACAGCTTCTAGCGACTTTAGAAAAAGAAAATCCAAAACTTTTTACTTCGCTAAAAGCAGCATTTGAAAATATTCATACTGATACTTTTTTTGCTCTCAATAGCAGTAGTGAAGAGTAA
- a CDS encoding MotA/TolQ/ExbB proton channel family protein codes for MGGIDLFLNYIQRSSFITIIVLTWLSIYFIVSFTILFSRMAGIGAWQKREQNALEALLMGAKNIPNDSSLRKCANGRISREKLNVCISIAEKNATSGLTWLSVIASTSPFIGLFGTVVSILETFSQLGNGGGSSLGIIAPAISEALVATGCGIFVAIPAYTFNLLIKRKAYELMSVIERQADVMIALKKDDEIL; via the coding sequence GTGGGCGGTATAGATTTATTTTTAAATTACATTCAAAGAAGTAGTTTTATTACAATTATTGTTTTAACTTGGCTGTCAATATATTTTATAGTTAGTTTTACAATTCTTTTTTCAAGAATGGCTGGTATTGGAGCTTGGCAAAAACGTGAGCAAAATGCACTTGAAGCACTGCTTATGGGTGCTAAAAATATTCCAAATGATTCGTCTTTGAGAAAATGTGCAAATGGAAGAATCTCAAGAGAAAAGCTAAATGTATGTATAAGCATAGCCGAGAAAAATGCTACAAGTGGACTAACGTGGCTAAGTGTAATAGCATCTACTTCGCCTTTTATCGGTCTTTTTGGAACCGTTGTTTCTATTTTAGAGACATTTTCACAGCTTGGAAATGGCGGAGGTTCATCACTTGGTATTATCGCTCCAGCTATTTCAGAGGCACTTGTTGCAACTGGTTGCGGAATTTTTGTTGCCATCCCAGCATATACATTTAACTTACTCATAAAAAGAAAAGCTTATGAATTAATGAGTGTTATTGAGCGTCAGGCTGATGTAATGATAGCACTTAAAAAAGATGATGAGATACTATAA
- the recO gene encoding recombination protein RecO → MQGYILRVQKVRDEDLLVFVLTPNLLVKSYRFFGARHSNIMTGYKIDFELEQEAKFLPKLRSIIHLGFKWLLERDKLIIWQQFMRLLYDHLKEVEQLDEIYFNELDRCAKQMQLQNPKRLIIESYVKILEYEGRLHSELECFICDEEIESELCLTRGFLPSHKHCLDRSEFDTSKIKNLFDTKSTIELNDDEINRLYKILLDGL, encoded by the coding sequence ATGCAAGGCTACATCCTGCGCGTGCAAAAGGTCAGAGACGAGGACCTTTTAGTCTTTGTGCTAACGCCAAATTTGCTCGTAAAGTCGTATAGATTTTTTGGCGCACGCCACTCAAATATCATGACTGGCTATAAGATCGACTTTGAGCTCGAGCAAGAGGCGAAATTTCTACCAAAACTTAGAAGCATAATTCATCTTGGCTTTAAATGGCTGTTAGAGCGAGACAAGCTCATCATTTGGCAGCAGTTCATGCGCCTACTTTATGATCATCTAAAAGAGGTCGAGCAGCTCGATGAAATTTACTTTAACGAGCTTGATCGCTGCGCCAAACAGATGCAGCTGCAAAATCCAAAACGCCTTATCATCGAAAGCTACGTTAAAATTTTAGAGTATGAAGGTAGGCTTCACAGCGAGCTTGAGTGCTTCATCTGCGACGAGGAGATAGAGAGCGAGCTTTGCTTAACTCGTGGTTTTTTACCCTCTCACAAGCACTGTCTTGATAGGAGCGAATTTGACACTAGCAAGATCAAAAATTTGTTTGATACAAAAAGCACGATCGAGCTAAATGACGATGAGATAAACCGCCTTTATAAAATTTTACTTGACGGACTTTAA
- the atpC gene encoding ATP synthase F1 subunit epsilon — translation MDKLHLEIVTPQGQIFNDDVSSVVLPGSEGEFGVLPNHASLISLLKAGIIDIEHKNKKHDVVAINWGYAKIDEGKVVILADGAIYVSGDSESELANSLEAARNLIESMSSDTNAFAATISKMENVVRAR, via the coding sequence ATGGATAAATTACATTTAGAGATCGTAACTCCTCAAGGTCAGATATTTAATGATGACGTGAGCAGTGTAGTGCTTCCAGGTAGCGAGGGTGAGTTTGGTGTTTTGCCAAACCATGCCTCATTAATATCTCTTTTAAAAGCAGGTATTATAGATATAGAACATAAAAATAAAAAACATGATGTTGTTGCAATTAACTGGGGCTATGCAAAGATTGACGAAGGCAAGGTAGTAATACTTGCTGACGGTGCGATTTATGTCTCTGGCGATAGTGAAAGTGAGCTTGCAAATTCATTGGAAGCTGCTAGAAATTTGATAGAGAGCATGAGTAGTGATACAAATGCTTTTGCAGCAACTATATCTAAAATGGAAAATGTAGTGAGAGCTAGATAA
- a CDS encoding 5'-methylthioadenosine/adenosylhomocysteine nucleosidase — MIAILGAMQEEITPILEMVGEYKTVQYANNKFYLANYKEKELVIAYSKIGKVNAAITATLMIEKFKASKLLFTGVAGSLDESLKIGDMLYATSLVQHDLDITAFGHPYGYVPGTSIFVKSDEGLNELAKKIADKKDMSLSAGIIATGDQFICDNEKKNWIKKIFNASATEMEGASVALVCETLGVPFFILRAISDGAGDAAEFDFDNFLQDSANVSAKFILEMVESL; from the coding sequence ATGATAGCGATACTTGGAGCTATGCAAGAGGAGATAACACCGATCCTTGAAATGGTTGGTGAATATAAAACTGTTCAATATGCAAATAATAAATTTTACTTAGCAAACTATAAAGAAAAAGAGCTAGTCATTGCCTATTCAAAGATAGGTAAAGTAAATGCAGCCATAACGGCAACTTTAATGATAGAAAAATTTAAGGCCTCAAAGTTGCTCTTTACTGGCGTAGCTGGCTCGCTTGATGAGAGTTTAAAAATAGGCGATATGCTTTATGCTACTAGCTTAGTGCAACATGATCTTGATATTACGGCTTTTGGCCATCCTTATGGCTATGTGCCAGGCACAAGTATCTTTGTCAAAAGCGATGAAGGGCTAAATGAACTGGCAAAAAAGATAGCTGATAAAAAAGATATGAGCTTAAGTGCTGGTATTATTGCGACTGGAGATCAGTTCATCTGCGATAATGAAAAGAAAAATTGGATAAAAAAGATATTTAATGCGAGCGCTACCGAGATGGAAGGTGCTAGCGTTGCACTAGTTTGCGAAACACTTGGTGTGCCATTTTTTATACTAAGAGCTATCAGCGATGGAGCTGGTGATGCAGCAGAGTTTGACTTTGATAATTTTTTGCAAGATTCAGCAAATGTTAGTGCAAAATTTATACTTGAAATGGTAGAAAGCTTATGA
- a CDS encoding TonB C-terminal domain-containing protein — protein MSNKVKFPTLSSFLVAFCIYVTIILILFIKLTFFVEPPKKYTDDKDAIMDVVMVDREVDQTIKAPKQADEVVKETKPEPKKESEEDKQETTNKPVVPDEPLPTPSLPIPPKEEPKPEPKKPEPKPEILKPSEEPKEDVKPEPKPEPKPTPKPVEKPKPKEPNIKDLFSDIDPTKLKKDDGIKKAENKVQSRKKSEASSSKAAKEASDIIKSLKIDQNPTAPKSQSTGTYDPLMGAITKQIQRRWQSYKADSANLAKVKVMIDQSGNFSYEILELSYNEEFNAKVRECLEKLTTEKFPFNPDKSTTFNLNLEDKIN, from the coding sequence ATGTCAAATAAAGTTAAATTTCCAACGCTTAGTTCGTTTCTTGTAGCGTTTTGTATTTACGTTACTATTATACTTATTTTATTTATAAAGCTTACATTTTTTGTAGAACCTCCTAAAAAATATACTGATGATAAAGATGCTATTATGGATGTGGTTATGGTTGATAGAGAAGTTGATCAAACCATTAAAGCTCCAAAACAAGCAGATGAAGTAGTTAAAGAGACAAAGCCTGAACCTAAAAAAGAATCTGAAGAAGATAAGCAAGAGACTACAAATAAGCCTGTTGTACCAGATGAACCATTACCTACGCCAAGCTTACCAATTCCTCCAAAAGAGGAACCAAAACCTGAGCCTAAAAAACCAGAACCAAAACCAGAAATTTTAAAACCAAGTGAAGAACCCAAAGAAGATGTTAAGCCAGAGCCAAAACCTGAGCCTAAGCCTACACCAAAGCCAGTTGAAAAGCCAAAACCAAAAGAGCCAAATATAAAAGACCTCTTTAGTGACATAGATCCTACGAAACTTAAAAAAGATGATGGTATAAAAAAGGCTGAAAATAAAGTGCAAAGCCGTAAAAAAAGCGAAGCTTCTAGTTCAAAAGCCGCAAAAGAAGCTAGTGATATAATAAAGAGTTTAAAGATAGATCAAAATCCAACTGCTCCAAAATCACAATCTACCGGTACTTACGATCCACTAATGGGTGCGATAACAAAACAAATTCAAAGAAGATGGCAAAGCTATAAGGCTGATTCTGCAAATTTGGCTAAAGTTAAAGTTATGATAGATCAAAGCGGAAATTTTAGCTATGAAATTTTAGAGCTATCATATAATGAAGAATTTAACGCAAAAGTAAGAGAGTGCTTAGAAAAACTTACAACGGAGAAATTTCCATTCAATCCAGACAAAAGCACTACTTTTAATTTAAATTTAGAAGATAAAATAAACTAA
- the fabD gene encoding ACP S-malonyltransferase: MKKFAFVFAGQGSQSIGMGKDFYENFSTAKLLLNDACNDTGIDYKELLFTQNDKLDKTEFTQPAIVLNSLMTYLAFSNFIKEKPEFSLGHSLGEFTALAVSGAFNFIDAIRLVNLRGKFMQEACVGKDAGMMVILGLSDEVVEEICKKAREEGLQIYAANYNCDGQIVIAGVRADLASYEAKFKEAGAKRAMLLNMSVASHCPILEPASVRLASELESTLTTNFSPVVSNVNAKIYTDKSEALVLLKEQLIKPVCYKQSIKNYENNVDCFIELGAATLKGINKKITEKPTYSITDMASLEEVVKILEER, encoded by the coding sequence ATGAAAAAATTTGCTTTTGTTTTTGCGGGCCAAGGCTCGCAAAGTATTGGTATGGGAAAAGACTTTTACGAAAATTTTTCTACTGCTAAGTTACTTTTAAATGATGCTTGTAATGACACTGGCATTGATTACAAAGAGCTTTTATTTACACAAAACGATAAGTTAGATAAAACAGAATTTACTCAGCCAGCTATCGTTTTAAACTCGCTAATGACTTATTTGGCTTTTTCAAATTTTATTAAAGAAAAACCAGAATTTAGTCTTGGGCACTCACTTGGAGAATTTACTGCTCTTGCAGTTAGTGGAGCATTTAATTTTATTGATGCGATTAGGCTTGTAAATTTACGTGGTAAATTTATGCAAGAAGCCTGCGTTGGCAAAGATGCCGGCATGATGGTAATTCTTGGACTTAGTGATGAAGTAGTTGAAGAAATTTGTAAAAAAGCAAGAGAAGAAGGTTTACAAATTTATGCTGCAAACTACAACTGCGATGGACAAATCGTTATCGCTGGCGTAAGAGCTGATCTTGCTAGCTATGAAGCAAAATTTAAAGAAGCTGGTGCAAAAAGAGCAATGCTTTTAAATATGTCAGTAGCAAGCCATTGTCCGATACTTGAGCCAGCTAGTGTTAGGTTGGCAAGCGAGCTTGAGAGTACTTTAACTACCAATTTTTCTCCAGTTGTCTCAAATGTAAATGCTAAAATTTATACCGATAAAAGTGAAGCGCTAGTCCTGCTAAAAGAGCAGCTAATAAAACCAGTTTGCTATAAACAGAGCATTAAAAACTATGAAAATAATGTTGATTGTTTTATCGAGCTTGGTGCTGCGACGTTAAAGGGCATCAATAAAAAAATTACCGAAAAGCCAACTTATAGTATTACGGATATGGCAAGTCTTGAAGAAGTTGTGAAAATTTTGGAGGAGAGATGA
- a CDS encoding biopolymer transporter ExbD: MAVKFTDETPELNITPLVDIMLVLLAILMVTMPTITYQEDITLPDGSKAKTSTSKQKDLIVSINSQGQVRVDQSTMSLAEFPDNIALMSTKYDKTSPIYIKADKNLKYDDVMFVLKTLKGAGFNKVALETNG; the protein is encoded by the coding sequence ATGGCCGTTAAATTTACCGATGAGACACCAGAGCTAAATATAACTCCTCTTGTTGATATTATGCTTGTTTTACTAGCCATTTTGATGGTTACTATGCCAACCATAACATATCAAGAGGATATTACTCTTCCGGATGGTTCAAAGGCAAAAACTTCAACATCTAAGCAAAAAGACCTTATAGTATCTATAAATTCGCAAGGACAAGTTAGAGTTGATCAGAGTACTATGAGCCTTGCTGAGTTTCCTGATAATATCGCATTAATGAGTACAAAATACGATAAAACCTCGCCTATCTATATAAAAGCTGACAAAAATTTAAAATACGATGATGTTATGTTTGTATTAAAGACTTTGAAAGGTGCTGGTTTTAATAAAGTAGCTTTAGAGACAAACGGTTAA
- the atpD gene encoding F0F1 ATP synthase subunit beta, giving the protein MKGVISQVMGPVVDVDFNDYLPKINEAIEVFFEVEGKKHKLILEVAAHLGDNRVRTIAMDMSEGLTRGLEAKALGAPISVPVGEKVLGRIFNVVGDLIDEGEGINFDKHWSIHRDPPPFEEQSTKSEIFETGIKVVDLLAPYAKGGKVGLFGGAGVGKTVIIMELIHNVAFKHSGYSVFAGVGERTREGNDLYHEMKESNVLDKVALCYGQMNEPPGARNRIALTGLTMAEYFRDEMGLDVLMFIDNIFRFSQSGAEMSALLGRIPSAVGYQPTLASEMGKFQERITSTKKGSITSVQAVYVPADDLTDPAPATVFAHLDATTVLNRSIAEKGIYPAVDPLDSTSRMLDPQILGADHYKVARGVQAVLQKYKDLQDIIAILGMDELSEEDKLTVDRARKIERFLSQPFFVAEVFTGSPGKYVSLDENIAGFKGILEGKYDHLPEAAFYMVGNIDEALAKAEKLKA; this is encoded by the coding sequence ATGAAGGGTGTTATTAGTCAAGTTATGGGCCCTGTGGTCGATGTTGACTTTAATGACTACTTGCCAAAGATCAATGAAGCTATCGAAGTTTTCTTTGAGGTTGAGGGCAAGAAACATAAACTAATATTAGAAGTTGCTGCTCACCTAGGCGATAATAGAGTCAGAACGATCGCTATGGATATGAGTGAGGGCTTGACTCGTGGCTTAGAGGCTAAAGCACTTGGTGCACCTATTAGTGTGCCAGTTGGTGAAAAAGTTCTAGGTAGAATTTTTAACGTAGTTGGTGATTTGATCGACGAGGGCGAGGGTATAAATTTTGATAAGCATTGGTCTATCCACCGCGATCCTCCTCCATTTGAAGAGCAAAGTACGAAAAGTGAAATTTTTGAAACTGGTATCAAGGTAGTTGACCTTCTAGCTCCTTACGCAAAGGGTGGTAAAGTAGGCCTATTTGGTGGTGCTGGAGTTGGTAAAACGGTTATTATTATGGAGCTTATCCACAACGTTGCGTTTAAACACAGCGGTTACTCTGTATTTGCAGGCGTTGGTGAGAGAACTCGTGAAGGAAACGACCTTTATCATGAAATGAAAGAAAGTAATGTTTTGGATAAAGTTGCCTTGTGCTATGGTCAAATGAATGAGCCACCAGGAGCAAGAAACCGTATCGCACTAACTGGTCTTACAATGGCTGAGTACTTCCGTGATGAGATGGGACTTGACGTTTTGATGTTTATCGATAACATCTTCCGTTTCTCTCAATCAGGTGCAGAAATGTCAGCTCTACTTGGACGTATCCCATCAGCTGTTGGTTATCAGCCAACTCTTGCAAGTGAGATGGGTAAATTCCAAGAGAGAATCACATCAACTAAAAAAGGTTCAATCACATCTGTTCAAGCTGTTTACGTTCCTGCGGACGACCTTACGGATCCAGCTCCTGCTACTGTTTTTGCTCACCTTGATGCTACGACAGTTCTTAACAGATCGATCGCAGAGAAAGGTATCTATCCAGCTGTTGATCCGCTTGATTCTACTTCAAGAATGCTCGATCCTCAAATTTTAGGAGCAGATCACTATAAGGTAGCTCGCGGCGTTCAAGCTGTTCTCCAAAAATATAAAGATCTTCAAGATATCATCGCTATCCTTGGTATGGACGAGCTTAGCGAAGAAGATAAGTTAACAGTTGATAGAGCAAGAAAGATCGAGAGATTTTTATCTCAGCCATTCTTTGTTGCTGAAGTATTTACAGGTAGCCCTGGTAAATATGTAAGTCTTGACGAAAATATAGCTGGCTTTAAGGGAATTTTAGAGGGTAAATATGATCACTTACCAGAAGCAGCATTTTATATGGTTGGAAATATAGATGAGGCTTTAGCTAAAGCTGAGAAACTTAAGGCTTAA
- a CDS encoding OmpA family protein, with product MKKVVLASVAVATLLLSGCSSKNPEVDMNSNSNQSADNSGSMSDADRLAALIANIESQVKSVYFDFDKFNIKADQQGVVSSNASVFNQADAQALSIKVEGNCDEWGTDEYNYALGLKRAKSAKDALVRNGVSADRIAVVSFGESNPVCTDKTKACDAQNRRADFKVLP from the coding sequence ATGAAAAAAGTAGTTCTAGCAAGTGTTGCAGTTGCAACTTTATTGTTGAGCGGTTGTAGCTCAAAAAACCCTGAAGTTGATATGAATTCAAATTCAAATCAATCTGCAGACAATTCAGGTAGCATGAGCGATGCTGATAGATTAGCAGCTCTTATTGCTAACATCGAGAGTCAAGTTAAAAGTGTATACTTTGACTTTGATAAATTTAATATCAAAGCTGATCAACAAGGCGTTGTTAGCTCAAATGCATCAGTATTTAACCAAGCTGACGCTCAAGCTCTTTCTATAAAAGTAGAAGGTAACTGCGATGAGTGGGGTACAGATGAGTATAACTATGCTCTTGGTTTAAAACGTGCTAAAAGCGCTAAAGATGCTCTTGTAAGAAATGGCGTTAGTGCTGATAGAATCGCTGTAGTTAGCTTTGGTGAAAGCAATCCAGTTTGCACAGATAAAACAAAAGCTTGCGATGCTCAAAATAGACGTGCAGATTTCAAAGTACTTCCATAA
- a CDS encoding tetratricopeptide repeat protein, producing MDSANPYGLTDNEKVTLNNKRSVQNIEENMNSVLEQLQGLQSLFESMSARMNKLEQRINDIETKVNGGISDSDVSLTSLKAYVDETRDIQDKNYKNITAALNKLGAIMDKNAAQPKQNTNPKQQSKPTSNFSGKSDKDILADGIKLLNSGNSTEAAGYFEYLNKKGYKTGATNYYLGEVAYSQKSYSTAIQYYKKSIQNEDKADYTPKLLYHTAISFDKIGDTQSANRFYKALKVGYPDSKEAKASPNRN from the coding sequence ATGGATAGTGCTAATCCATACGGTCTAACTGACAATGAAAAAGTTACCTTAAATAATAAGCGAAGTGTTCAAAATATCGAAGAGAATATGAATAGTGTTTTAGAACAACTTCAAGGTTTGCAAAGCTTGTTTGAAAGCATGAGTGCTAGAATGAATAAGCTTGAGCAAAGAATAAATGATATAGAGACGAAGGTAAATGGTGGCATAAGTGATTCTGATGTAAGTTTGACATCATTGAAGGCTTATGTTGATGAAACTAGAGATATACAAGACAAAAACTACAAAAATATTACTGCTGCCTTAAATAAATTAGGTGCAATAATGGATAAAAATGCTGCCCAACCAAAGCAAAATACAAATCCAAAACAACAAAGTAAGCCAACTTCAAATTTTAGTGGAAAAAGCGATAAAGATATTTTGGCTGATGGCATTAAACTTTTAAATTCTGGCAATAGCACAGAAGCAGCTGGATATTTTGAATATTTAAATAAAAAAGGCTATAAAACTGGTGCAACAAATTATTATTTAGGTGAAGTTGCTTACAGTCAAAAATCATACAGCACAGCTATACAATACTACAAAAAAAGCATACAGAACGAAGATAAGGCTGACTATACACCAAAACTTCTATATCACACAGCTATAAGCTTTGATAAGATAGGTGATACGCAAAGTGCAAATAGATTTTATAAGGCTCTAAAAGTCGGCTATCCAGATAGCAAAGAAGCCAAAGCCTCTCCCAATAGAAACTAA